A section of the Chitinivibrionales bacterium genome encodes:
- a CDS encoding FAD-binding protein has translation MKDVVVTIECSVDGSIRCRSFSVHTLVIGSGAAGLNAALQLRARGIDDILVLTEGLDKGTSINTGSDKQTYYKLGMCGVENDSPLELARSYFDGGGMHGDLALVEASVSPRAFINLVNLGVPFPQDRYGRFVGYKTDHDPRRRATSAGPYTSQQMCRALIGEIRRLNIPIVEKRDAVKLLTLDENGSKRAVGVIAINREENDCTKRSNLFEVYYAENVVFAVGGPGGLYATSVYPAVHTGAIGLALMEGAWAQNLPESQYGMASTKFRWNVSGTFMQVIPRFISTAPDGSSDPQEFLAPFFDSPGEMNSMIFLKGYQWPFDPRKIIRGSSIIDIAVYIETTVKKRRVFLDFRENSAAFDCARLSSEARDYLEKSGALSGTPISRLQKMNPQAVRLYADQGIDIGKEPLEIAVCAQHNNGGLAGNLWWESINIKHLFPIGEVNGSHGIYRPGGSALNAGQVGGFRAAEYIKARYAQVRYNRSEARKAAEAAFKEIFSWMKNCRSSSMDTRAVRDEFQKRMSRAGAHVRSRDILEKAVKEARVQWNTLQQSGSKFAGVAELAEAFRNRRLCFTHSVYLESVLFALQSGVGSRGSSLVINSQGTAIHAALDDTWRFQVENSDFREKVLYTRVDEKGTIHNEWRTRRPLPETEPWFEIAWAEFRDGVIYRDLTLGNQERGGAG, from the coding sequence ATGAAAGATGTTGTTGTTACTATTGAATGTTCGGTCGATGGATCGATTCGATGCAGGAGTTTTTCGGTTCACACGCTTGTAATCGGGAGCGGCGCGGCGGGATTGAATGCCGCGCTCCAGCTTCGTGCACGGGGTATTGACGATATCCTGGTTCTTACCGAGGGGCTCGACAAAGGAACGTCGATTAACACCGGAAGCGACAAGCAGACCTATTATAAACTCGGCATGTGTGGTGTGGAAAATGATTCTCCCCTGGAACTGGCGAGATCGTATTTTGACGGTGGGGGAATGCACGGCGACCTGGCGCTGGTTGAGGCAAGTGTGTCGCCGCGGGCCTTTATCAACCTTGTCAATCTCGGGGTTCCCTTTCCGCAGGACCGGTACGGCCGGTTTGTGGGATATAAAACCGATCATGACCCGCGTCGCCGGGCCACCTCTGCGGGGCCCTATACCTCACAACAGATGTGCCGTGCGCTTATCGGAGAAATCCGGCGTTTAAACATCCCGATAGTCGAGAAAAGAGACGCCGTCAAGCTGTTGACCCTCGATGAGAATGGCTCGAAGCGGGCGGTAGGTGTCATTGCAATCAATCGTGAAGAAAATGATTGTACGAAGCGATCGAATCTCTTTGAAGTGTACTATGCCGAAAATGTTGTTTTTGCGGTGGGGGGACCCGGAGGGCTATACGCAACGAGCGTCTATCCTGCCGTACATACAGGAGCAATCGGTCTGGCGCTCATGGAGGGGGCCTGGGCACAAAACCTTCCGGAATCACAATACGGCATGGCTTCGACCAAGTTTCGATGGAATGTCTCCGGGACGTTTATGCAGGTGATCCCCCGGTTTATCAGTACTGCCCCGGACGGCTCGAGTGATCCACAGGAGTTTCTGGCGCCCTTTTTTGACTCGCCGGGTGAAATGAACAGTATGATTTTTCTTAAAGGATACCAGTGGCCCTTTGACCCCCGGAAAATTATCAGGGGCTCATCGATTATCGATATCGCGGTATATATCGAAACAACCGTGAAAAAAAGGCGGGTTTTTCTGGATTTCAGAGAGAACAGTGCGGCTTTCGATTGTGCCCGATTAAGCTCTGAGGCCCGGGATTACCTCGAAAAATCGGGAGCGCTTTCGGGGACGCCGATTTCACGGCTGCAAAAAATGAATCCGCAAGCGGTCCGACTCTATGCCGACCAGGGTATCGATATCGGGAAGGAACCGCTGGAGATTGCGGTTTGTGCCCAGCACAACAACGGCGGCCTGGCCGGAAACCTCTGGTGGGAATCGATTAATATTAAACATCTGTTTCCAATTGGTGAAGTCAACGGATCCCACGGGATCTACCGACCAGGCGGGTCGGCGCTCAATGCAGGACAGGTTGGGGGATTCAGGGCCGCCGAATATATCAAAGCACGGTATGCGCAGGTTCGGTACAACCGGAGCGAGGCCCGGAAAGCTGCTGAAGCCGCGTTCAAAGAGATATTCTCGTGGATGAAAAATTGCCGAAGTTCTTCGATGGATACCCGGGCTGTCCGTGACGAATTCCAGAAAAGAATGTCGCGGGCCGGGGCCCATGTCCGATCCCGGGACATTCTGGAAAAAGCCGTAAAGGAGGCTCGGGTACAGTGGAATACTCTACAGCAAAGCGGGAGCAAATTTGCCGGCGTAGCCGAACTCGCCGAGGCGTTCAGAAACCGCAGGCTCTGTTTCACCCACTCGGTGTACCTTGAGTCTGTCCTCTTTGCGCTCCAAAGCGGTGTTGGAAGCAGGGGGTCTTCACTGGTAATAAATTCCCAGGGTACAGCCATACACGCCGCTCTGGACGACACATGGCGGTTTCAGGTTGAAAATTCCGATTTCAGGGAAAAGGTGCTTTATACCCGGGTGGATGAGAAGGGAACGATACATAACGAATGGAGAACGCGAAGACCCTTGCCGGAAACAGAACCATGGTTTGAGATTGCGTGGGCCGAGTTTCGTGATGGGGTGATATACAGGGACCTTACACTCGGGAACCAGGAGCGGGGGGGTGCAGGATAG